From a region of the Triticum aestivum cultivar Chinese Spring chromosome 7D, IWGSC CS RefSeq v2.1, whole genome shotgun sequence genome:
- the LOC123170316 gene encoding NAC domain-containing protein 26 isoform X2, translated as MVASNITITPESIAHKASTMADHLQIQQKQLVLPPGFRFHPTDEEIIKFYVVPKVLDEAFVVAAIEDVNLNKYEPWELPEKAKMGEKEWYFYSRKDRKYPTGIRTNRATEAGYWKATGKDKEIFQPPFTLIGMKKTLVFYKGRAPRGEKTNWIMHEYRLESNKKLTSNPSITTRTVTRTNTASKWVVCRIFHKSTGLKKMVTPSYNMPMYTGAEHQQAFVDLDTLPPLMEYDMSSTCAHAPLFPGASSYKSHDVGTGSSMMGSVALPMMNYHYIGNNHHHQMMANPTLPLSLYQHQQQHQQMMMHMGADQGLMVGAQPGSGLASMLSQEDTVAGLRNNYPGNTATTAVGETSLMNMGMDDIWQN; from the exons ATGGTTGCGTCCAATATTACCATCACCCCAGAATCCATTGCACATAAAGCCTCCACCATGGCAGACCACCTTCAAATTCAGCAGAAACAGTTGGTACTACCGCCGGGGTTTAGGTTCCACCCGACGGATGAGGAGATCATCAAATTCTATGTGGTCCCCAAGGTGCTCGATGAAGCCTTCGTTGTCGCGGCGATTGAGGATGTAAACCTCAACAAGTACGAGCCATGGGAGCTACCAGAGAAGGCGAAGATGGGGGAGAAAGAGTGGTACTTTTACTCCCGAAAGGATCGCAAGTACCCCACTGGGATACGAACGAACCGGGCGACGGAGGCCGGCTATTGGAAGGCCACCGGAAAGGACAAGGAGATCTTCCAGCCACCTTTCACACTCATCGGCATGAAGAAGACACTTGTCTTCTACAAGGGCCGGGCGCCTAGGGGGGAGAAGACCAATTGGATCATGCATGAGTATAGGCTCGAGAGCAACAAGAAGCTGACATCCAACCCATCCATCACCACCCGCACCGTCACCAGAACCAACACGGCTTCCAAG TGGGTGGTTTGCAGGATCTTCCATAAGAGCACCGGACTAAAGAAGATGGTGACACCGTCATATAACATGCCAATGTACACAGGAGCAGAACATCAGCAGGCCTTTGTCGACTTAGATACATTGCCTCCTCTCATGGAATATGACATGTCGTCAACATGTGCGCATGCACCGCTGTTTCCTGGAGCTTCTTCATACAAGTCGCACGATGTCGGAACTGGCTCATCGATGATGGGCAGTGTGGCGCTTCCTATGATGAATTACCACTACATCGggaacaaccaccaccaccaaatgATGGCCAACCCAACACTGCCTCTGTCGCTctaccaacaccaacaacaacatcaACAGATGATGATGCATATGGGTGCAGATCAGGGTCTCATGGTCGGGGCTCAACCTGGAAGTGGGTTGGCGTCGATGCTGTCACAGGAGGACACTGTGGCCGGGCTGAGGAACAACTACCCAGGGAACACCGCTACAACAGCAGTTGGCGAGACCTCATTGATGAACATGGGTATGGATGACATTTGGCAGAACTGA
- the LOC123170316 gene encoding NAC domain-containing protein 26 isoform X1, with protein MDIPSSLISSILIFMVASNITITPESIAHKASTMADHLQIQQKQLVLPPGFRFHPTDEEIIKFYVVPKVLDEAFVVAAIEDVNLNKYEPWELPEKAKMGEKEWYFYSRKDRKYPTGIRTNRATEAGYWKATGKDKEIFQPPFTLIGMKKTLVFYKGRAPRGEKTNWIMHEYRLESNKKLTSNPSITTRTVTRTNTASKEQWVVCRIFHKSTGLKKMVTPSYNMPMYTGAEHQQAFVDLDTLPPLMEYDMSSTCAHAPLFPGASSYKSHDVGTGSSMMGSVALPMMNYHYIGNNHHHQMMANPTLPLSLYQHQQQHQQMMMHMGADQGLMVGAQPGSGLASMLSQEDTVAGLRNNYPGNTATTAVGETSLMNMGMDDIWQN; from the exons ATGGATATCCCTAGCTCATTAATTTCTTCCATACTCATATTTATGGTTGCGTCCAATATTACCATCACCCCAGAATCCATTGCACATAAAGCCTCCACCATGGCAGACCACCTTCAAATTCAGCAGAAACAGTTGGTACTACCGCCGGGGTTTAGGTTCCACCCGACGGATGAGGAGATCATCAAATTCTATGTGGTCCCCAAGGTGCTCGATGAAGCCTTCGTTGTCGCGGCGATTGAGGATGTAAACCTCAACAAGTACGAGCCATGGGAGCTACCAGAGAAGGCGAAGATGGGGGAGAAAGAGTGGTACTTTTACTCCCGAAAGGATCGCAAGTACCCCACTGGGATACGAACGAACCGGGCGACGGAGGCCGGCTATTGGAAGGCCACCGGAAAGGACAAGGAGATCTTCCAGCCACCTTTCACACTCATCGGCATGAAGAAGACACTTGTCTTCTACAAGGGCCGGGCGCCTAGGGGGGAGAAGACCAATTGGATCATGCATGAGTATAGGCTCGAGAGCAACAAGAAGCTGACATCCAACCCATCCATCACCACCCGCACCGTCACCAGAACCAACACGGCTTCCAAG GAACAGTGGGTGGTTTGCAGGATCTTCCATAAGAGCACCGGACTAAAGAAGATGGTGACACCGTCATATAACATGCCAATGTACACAGGAGCAGAACATCAGCAGGCCTTTGTCGACTTAGATACATTGCCTCCTCTCATGGAATATGACATGTCGTCAACATGTGCGCATGCACCGCTGTTTCCTGGAGCTTCTTCATACAAGTCGCACGATGTCGGAACTGGCTCATCGATGATGGGCAGTGTGGCGCTTCCTATGATGAATTACCACTACATCGggaacaaccaccaccaccaaatgATGGCCAACCCAACACTGCCTCTGTCGCTctaccaacaccaacaacaacatcaACAGATGATGATGCATATGGGTGCAGATCAGGGTCTCATGGTCGGGGCTCAACCTGGAAGTGGGTTGGCGTCGATGCTGTCACAGGAGGACACTGTGGCCGGGCTGAGGAACAACTACCCAGGGAACACCGCTACAACAGCAGTTGGCGAGACCTCATTGATGAACATGGGTATGGATGACATTTGGCAGAACTGA
- the LOC123170317 gene encoding uncharacterized protein yields the protein MVVVPRKYQASRFLNIFSFQPGESKCAELMVRKEFQPYGIPAFSIPLHCDGLILIPAFTGTIFICNPATGEFVELPPGSPSLLREHRVAFGFDPWSGTYKVARHFIRSYRDTTTAQMDDGEEGGTTTSREYSCGHEILTFGGDVGKEEAWVWKATVDPPYPIKARTPICLPGVFFWSALKSMVLPAKVISNVILRFSLLDETFTVHPNPPCSEYLGRNDSLSALGGKLCYIHSTSPWDNSIWLAEDGSNLAWSLCRRVCLPIPRMLLAFACASTDRDKIFISVDACILLRCDLRDGSLEEIINMPRDMLYDLRNGRKINIGALFVAHYMVPYVESLLRIRPSR from the coding sequence ATGGTCGTGGTGCCGCGCAAGTACCAGGCCTCTCGATTCCTCAACATCTTCAGCTTCCAGCCAGGCGAAAGCAAGTGCGCCGAGCTGATGGTCCGAAAGGAGTTTCAGCCCTATGGGATCCCGGCGTTCAGCATTCCTCTCCACTGCGACGGCCTGATCTTGATCCCTGCCTTCACGGGGACAATTTTCATCTGCAACCCGGCCACTGGAGAATTTGTTGAGTTGCCACCTGGAAGCCCCAGCCTTCTCCGTGAACACAGGGTGGCCTTTGGCTTTGATCCCTGGAGTGGTACCTACAAGGTGGCCAGGCACTTCATCCGCTCCTACAGAGATACTACTACTGCGCAAATGGATGATGGGGAAGAAGGTGGCACCACCACTAGTAGAGAATACAGCTGCGGACATGAGATCTTGACATTCGGTGGTGATGTGGGCAAGGAAGAAGCTTGGGTATGGAAGGCCACCGTGGATCCGCCATACCCTATCAAGGCCAGGACCCCGATTTGTCTCCCGGGGGTCTTCTTTTGGAGTGCTCTCAAGTCCATGGTGCTACCTGCAAAGGTTATCTCGAACGTCATCCTTCGATTtagtttacttgatgaaacatttaCGGTGCACCCTAACCCTCCGTGCAGCGAATATCTAGGCAGGAACGATTCCCTATCTGCGCTAGGTGGTAAGTTATGCTATATCCACTCCACCTCACCGTGGGACAATTCCATTTGGTTGGCGGAAGATGGGTCAAATCTGGCTTGGTCACTATGCCGCCGAGTCTGCCTGCCGATACCAAGAATGCTTCTTGCCTTTGCTTGCGCGTCGACTGACCGGGACAAGATATTCATCTCCGTTGATGCGTGCATCCTTCTCCGGTGTGATCTCCGTGATGGATCCCTTGAAGAAATAATCAACATGCCACGTGACATGTTGTATGATCTCCGGAACGGCAGAAAAATCAACATTGGTGCGCTCTTTGTTGCCCATTATATGGTGCCATATGTGGAATCACTGTTGCGCATCAGACCTTCGAGATAA